In Arachis hypogaea cultivar Tifrunner chromosome 17, arahy.Tifrunner.gnm2.J5K5, whole genome shotgun sequence, a single window of DNA contains:
- the LOC140180724 gene encoding uncharacterized protein, which translates to MTTDQSTMTTAANPAFPMDAQSIANFLNQISAIQAHVARTTVIPMQDPASPYFIHPSESPGNPLIPVKLNASNYSSWSRGMLLALKSKNKLKFIDGSIVKPDELDPLFEAWEKCNTYLVSWITVSLSPEISGSVIWNNNASDLWKELKRRYYQGDKFRVAELQEELFQLRQGDATITAYYTKLQSIWEDLNNFRPIPECTHCEQSCTCGLSVMREFRREDYTTRF; encoded by the coding sequence ATGACAACTGATCAATCGACGATGACAACTGCTGCGAATCCAGCCTTTCCTATGGACGCACAATCAATTGCAAATTTTCTGAATCAGATCTCTGCGATTCAAGCTCATGTGGCAAGAACTACTGTGATTCCGATGCAAGATCCAGCGAGCCCCTATTTCATCCATCCGAGTGAAAGTCCGGGTAATCCTCTCATACCTGTTAAATTGAATGCAAGCAATTATAGTTCATGGAGCCGAGGCATGCTTTTAGCTCTGAAATCAAAGAACAAGTTAAAATTCATCGATGGATCCATTGTGAAACCGGATGAACTCGATCCACTGTTTGAAGCCTGGGAAAAGTGCAACACCTATCTGGTGTCATGGATAACTGTATCCCTCAGTCCAGAAATCTCAGGAAGTGTAATTTGGAACAACAACGCCTCAGACTTGTGGAAAGAACTGAAACGGAGGTACTATCAAGGTGACAAGTTCAGAGTTGCTGAGTTGCAAGAAGAGCTCTTCCAACTCAGGCAAGGAGATGCCACTATAACTGCTTACTACACGAAGCTACAATCAATTTGGGAAGACTTGAACAATTTCAGGCCAATTCCAGAGTGCACTCATTGTGAACAATCGTGCACATGTGGACTGAGTGTGATGCGAGAATTCAGAAGAGAGGATTACACAACAAGATTTTAA
- the LOC112763768 gene encoding uncharacterized protein — protein sequence MRKAIALLSNTKIVLPFKKELQSIGQTAGLFSGFLESLGADYSQFPISRVFHYEDDARGKIKRDIMKRIGKNWKDTRHHLYHRCYKEIRIYEKNLKHCPKGIEENEWKKFIDYRQKEETMEKEQGRRVGRGELFIMTHKKKDGSYIHLDAHVVSEAILNIERQDGSSRHLSQNDSLAQVLGKEHPGRVHALSAGPCPTQVFGNVAGQPSSSAGPNEEYERRIAELTAKLEEEQAKRQSIHKILGYLVQQQGGNLPAEVATELAFLGGTPDSSSAGPSSSANHDPQQKF from the exons ATGAGGAAGGCTATAGCGCTCCTTTCCAATACAAAGATAGTACTCCCATTTAAGAAAGAGCTGCAATCGATTGGTCAGACAGCTGGATTATTCAGTGGTTTCTTAGAAAGTTTGGGTGCGGATTATTCCCAATTCCCCATATCT CGAGTCTTTCATTATGAGGACGATGCCAGAGGAAAAATAAAGCGCGATATTATGAAGAGGATAGGAAAGAACTGGAAGGATACAAGGCACCACTTGTATCATAGGTGTTACAAAGAAATAAGGATTTATGAGAAAAATCTTAAGCATTGCCcgaaaggaatagaagaaaatGAATGGAAAAAGTTCATTGACTATCGCCAGAAGGAAGAAACAATG GAGAAAGAGCAAGGAAGGCGCGTTGGTAGAGGAGAGTTGTTTATCATGACTCACAAGAAAAAAGATGGCTCGTATATCCATCTCGATGCGCATGTTGTTAGT GAAGCAATTTTGAATATTGAGAGGCAGGATGGATCCTCTAGGCACCTTTCACAAAATGATTCGCTAGCACAAGTTCTCGGAAAGGAGCACCCAGGACGAGTTCATGCCCTAAGTGCTGGACCATGTCCCACGCAAGTCTTTGGTAACGTTGCTGGACAACCGTCGAGTTCTGCAGGGCCCAATGAAGAGTACGAGAGGAGGATTGCGGAATTGACGGCTAAGCTAGAAGAAGAGCAGGCGAAGAGACAGTCGATACATAAGATCTTGGGATATCTAGTCCAACAGCAAGGAGGCAATTTGCCAGCTGAGGTTGCCACAGAGTTGGCTTTTTTGGGCGGTACACCGGACTCGTCAAGCGCAGGGCCATCTTCATCTGCCAATCACGACCCGcaacaaaaattttga